From the genome of Colletotrichum higginsianum IMI 349063 chromosome 4, whole genome shotgun sequence, one region includes:
- a CDS encoding MutS domain V, producing MGERSSPAARTPAKTPSTLKRQPSSSAGTQKTIVQFFSKSANASRSTPKPVASAPDSSPCLRESTRINTLPRACQPSSTTSVLSSDAIEPASSQENMAGKTLSGPPLPSSPTRKSKKRVNYAEPSDDEDDDPFVRLRASSTRRRTKAPAAIVDDGDDYEDVGSNGAADEDDGWYPSSSLSRRSLILHADMLDFIISDESDAPSQPKKRKRREPAKAAQSRKKSNVSSPIKEEQYDDDELDEAMQDIPNTSTAQQWRYDPDNTAPAASRTAIAPTIRRLTEPKAKEKAHVREPEDRYPWLANIVDINKKPPGDPDHDPSTVYIPPMAWNKFSPFEKQYWEIKQKLWDTVVFFKKGKFYELYENDATIGHQLFDLKLTDRVNMRMVGVPESSLDMWVNQFVAKGYKVARVDQMESALGKEMRERDDTAAKSKKADKIIRRELACILTGGTLVDGSMLQDDLATYCASIKESTIDGKPAFGITFVDCATGQFFISEFEDDVDLTKFETFVAQTSPRELILEKSRISIKALRILKNNTSPMTIWNYLKSGSEFWDADMSRRELDTSGYFVKDDGGAEAWPHALAQARDKNLLMAALGALVQYLRMLKLETDLLSQGNFEWYTPIRRNGTLVLDGQTLINLEVFSNTVNGGPEGTLFALLNRCVTPFGKRLFRQWVCHPLCDIMRINERLDAVDMLNTDRGVREQFTSQMTKMPDLERLISRIHAASCKPEDFVRVLEGFEQIEYTMGLLGSFGGGNGLVDRLLSSMPNLNDPLSYWKTAFDRKKAKDEKILIPQRGIEEDFDNSQDRIEEIKQELQAVLGRKKAELKCKTLKFTDVGKEIYQVEAPKSVKVPSNWRQMSATSSVKRYYFEELTDLVRELQEAEETHSQIVKEVAARFFRRFDADYETWSQSIRIISQLDCLISLAKASSSLGEPSCRPHFVDQERSVVEFEELRHPCMLNAVADFIPNNVQLGGGSAKINLLTGANAAGKSTVLRMSCIAVIMAQIGCYIPATSARLTPVDRIMSRLGANDNIFASQSTFFVELSETKKILSEATPRSLVILDELGRGTSSYDGVAVAQAVLHHIATHVGCVGFFATHYHSLATEFENHPEVQPRRMQIHVDEEQRRVTFLYRLEDGVAEGSFGMHCAAMCGISSRVIERAEVAAREWEHTSRLKESLEKAKSGCYIPLGILSDVSSLLQGSDIVGKEGVKVLLQAVETL from the exons ATGGGGGAAAGGTCCTCACCGGCTGCCCGCACACCTGCGAAAACCCCCTCGACGCTCAAGCGCCAACCATCTTCGTCTGCCGGAACCCAAAAGACCATAGTCCAGTTCTTTTCCAAGTCTGCAAATGCCTCGCGCTCTACCCCCAAGCCCGTGGCTTCGGCCCCCGATTCGTCCCCGTGCTTAAGGGAGTCGACCCGGATAAACACCCTTCCTAGAGCCTGCCAACCTTCGAGCACGACCTCCGTGTTGAGCAGCGATGCCATTGAGCCCGCGAGCTCTCAGGAGAACATGGCCGGAAAG ACTCTCAGTGGACCGCCTCTGCCCTCCAGTCCGACTCGAAAG TCGAAGAAGCGAGTCAACTACGCCGAGCCTtccgacgatgaggacgatgatcCTTTCGTCCGTCTCCGAGCATCAAGCACCCGACGACGTACCAAGGCACCGGCTGCCattgtcgacgacggcgacgactaTGAAGACGTAGGGAGCAATGGTGCTgccgatgaggacgacggtTGGTACCCTTCTTCAAGCCTCTCGAGACGAAGTCTAATACTCCATGCAGACATGCTCGATTTCATCATCAGCGACGAGTCGGATGCACCTTCGCAGCCGAAGAAGCGCAAACGTCGTGAACCGGCAAAGGCAGCGCAGTCCCGAAAGAAATCGAACGTCTCGTCTCCAATCAAGGAAGAGCAGtatgacgacgacgaacttGATGAGGCCATGCAAGACATTCCAAACACCTCGACAGCCCAACAGTGGCGCTACGACCCGGACAACACTGCTCCAGCCGCATCTCGAACCGCCATTGCCCCGACTATCCGTCGACTTACCGagcccaaggccaaggagaaaGCGCACGTGAGGGAGCCAGAGGATCGATATCCTTGGCTTGCTAACATCGTTGACATCAACAAGAAACCCCCGGGCGACCCAGACCACGATCCATCCACTGTCTACATCCCGCCCATGGCGTGGAACAAATTCTCTCCTTTCGAGAAGCAGTACTGGGAGATCAAGCAAAAGCTTTGGGACACCGTCGTGTTCTTCAAGAAGGGCAAGTTCTATGAGCTTTACGAGAATGATGCCACCATTGGACATCAACTCTTCGACTTGAAGCTCACTGATCGTGTCAACATGCGTATGGTTGGTGTTCCGGAGAGCTCTCTCGACATGTGGGTGAACCAGTTCGTCGCCAAGGGTTACAAAGTCGCCCGGGTTGACCAGATGGAGTCCGCGCTTGGCAAAGaaatgagagagagggatgaCACAGCGGCCAAAAGCAAGAAGGCAGACAAAATCATTCGCCGTGAGTTGGCCTGCATCCTGACCGGTGGCACTCTTGTCGACGGGAGCATGCTGCAGGACGACTTGGCTACGTACTGTGCCTCCATCAAGGAATCGACCATCGACGGCAAGCCCGCATTCGGTATCACATTTGTGGACTGCGCAACTGGCCAATTTTTTATCTCGGAGTTCGAGGATGATGTTGATTTGACGAAATTTGAGACTTTTGTCGCCCAGACCAGTCCGAGAGAGTTGATCTTGGAAAAGTCCCGTATCTCGATAAAGGCACTTCGGATCCTCAAGAACAACACGTCGCCCATGACCATCTGGAACTACCTCAAGTCGGGCAGCGAGTTTTGGGACGCAGACATGAGTCGCCGGGAGCTAGACACCAGCGGTTATTTTGTCaaagacgatggcggcgcggaAGCCTGGCCCCATGCACTGGCTCAAGCCAGAGACAAGAATTTGCTCATGGCTGCTCTTGGGGCTCTGGTTCAGTACCTCAGAATGTTGAAATTGGAGACCGATCTCTTATCTCAAGGTAACTTCGAATGGTACACTCCCATCCGGCGCAACGGTACACTTGTCCTGGACGGCCAGACTCTCATCAACTTGGAGGTTTTCTCCAACACTGTGAATGGCGGGCCCGAAGGCACGCTGTTCGCTCTTCTCAATCGATGCGTTACTCCCTTCGGCAAACGGCTGTTCCGCCAGTGGGTGTGCCATCCTCTATGCGACATCATGAGAATCAATGAGCGTCTGGATGCGGTTGATATGCTCAACACCGACAGAGGCGTACGAGAGCAGTTTACGTCCCAGATGACCAAGATGCCGGATCTGGAACGCCTCATCTCTAGGATACACGCTGCCTCGTGCAAGCCAGAAGACTTCGTGCGCGTTCTGGAAGGGTTCGAACAGATTGAGTACACCATGGGTCTTCTGGGTTCGTTTGGTGGCGGCAATGGTCTTGTTGACCGACTTCTGTCTTCCATGCCTAATCTTAACGATCCCTTGTCTTACTGGAAGACTGCTTTCGATcgcaagaaggccaaggatgAGAAGATACTTATCCCTCAACGGGGCATAGAGGAAGATTTCGACAACAGCCAAGACCGCATCGAAGAGATCAAGCAGGAGCTGCAGGCGGTTCTTGGAAGGAAGAAAGCCGAGTTGAAGTGCAAGACACTCAAGTTTACCGACGTGGGCAAGGAGATCTACCAGGTCGAGGCCCCTAAGTCCGTCAAGGTGCCGAGCAACTGGCGGCAAATGTCGGCAACTTCGAGTGTCAAGCGGTATTACTTTGAAGAACTCACAGACTTGGTGCGCGAACTGCAAGAAGCGGAAGAAACTCACTCACAAATCGTGAAGGAGGTCGCCGCACGATTCTTCCGGCGATTCGATGCCGACTACGAGACGTGGTCGCAGTCCATAAGGATCATATCACAGCTTGACTGTCTCATTAGTCTTGCCAAGGCGTCATCGTCACTGGGTGAACCAAGCTGCCGCCCCCATTTCGTCGATCAAGAACGCAGTGTTGTCGAGTTCGAGGAGCTGCGCCATCCCTGTATGCTGAACGCAGTCGCTGATTTCATCCCCAACAATGTCCAGCTCGGTGGCGGCTCTGCGAAGATCAATCTGCTGACGGGTGCCAATGCCGCGGGCAAGTCAACCGTATTACGAATG TCTTGCATTGCCGTCATTATGGCACAGATTGGGTGCTATATTCCAGCAACATCCGCCCGCCTCACCCCCGTCGACCGAATCATGTCACGATTAGGAGCAAATGACAACATTTTCGCGTCTCAATCAACCTTTTTTGTGGAGTTATCGGAAACAAAGAAGATCTTATCAGAGGCCACGCCTCGATCATTGGTCATCCTGGATGAGTTGGGGCGTGGAACCAGCTCTTATGATGGCGTAGCCGTGGCGCAAGCTGTTTTGCATCACATTGCGACACACGTGGGTTGTGTAGGTTTCTTTGCCACCCACTATCACTCGCTCGCAACAGAATTCGAGAACCACCCGGAGGTTCAACCGCGCCGCATGCAAAtccacgtcgacgaggagcaaCGGCGTGTCACATTCCTTTACAGACTGGAGGATGGTGTTGCCGAGGGCAGCTTCGGAATGCACTGCGCAGCTATGTGCGGCATCTCCAGCCGTGTTATTGAGCGTGCCGAGGTAGCAGCAAGGGAATGGGAACACACGAGCAGGCTCAAGGAGAGCTTAGAGAAGGCTAAATCGGGCTGTTATATCCCGCTTGGCATTCTAAGCGACGTGTCGTCTCTACTTCAAGGTAGTGATATAGTAGGGAAAGAGGGCGTTAAAGTGTTACTTCAGGCTGTAGAGACGCTTTAG
- a CDS encoding Major facilitator superfamily transporter, with amino-acid sequence MSTSEKDVKADAAADPSIEVEYASDPDRSGFDQAATKRLIRKIDWTLIPFLALLYLLSFLDRTNIGNARLAGLEADLGMKGLDYNVALSVFFPWYVAAEIPSNLAMKRFRPSIWIPSIMIAWGICCTLMGLVHNYPGLLASRMALGLAEGGLFPGITYYITMWYRRHECGLRMAIFFSAATAAGAFGGLLARGIVEMDGVGGRPGWAWIFILEGILTLAVAIAAFFVMNDYPATAKFLTVAEKEEVTRRLEQDRSALADEFSMVYFKDAMKDWKIWVHMFITIGIYTPLYSYSLFLPTIVSGLGYTNETAQLMTVPPYFVACFFCIGGGWLADRHRQRGIYMIFFCLVGIAGFIMLLSSQSNGVKYAGCFFAASGIYPNVPQGVAWNGNNIGGSVKRGVGIAMHVGFGNLGGAIAGFLYQAKDKPRYYPGHGTLLSTLTMSMCLSTFMTIYLRRENARRDREYKDPALYTAEEKAAERHKGDNATFFRYTV; translated from the exons ATGTCAACCTCTGAGAAAGATGTCAAGGCGGACGCCGCTGCCGATCCCTCCATCGAGGTTGAATACGCGAGTGACCCCGACAGAAGCGGGTTTGACCAAGCAGCCACCAAGAGACTGATCCGCAAGATCGACTGGACCCTGATTCCCTTTCTTGCTCTTCTGTACCTGCTGTCCTTCTTGGACCGCACCAACATTGGCAACGCTCGTCTCGCTGGTCTTGAGGCTGATCTTGGCATGAAGGGTCTTGACTACAACGTTGCTCTGtccgtcttcttcccctggtatgtcgccgccgagatcccCTCCAACTTGGCCATGAAGCGCTTCCGCCCTTCGATCTGGATCCCTTCCATCATGATCGCCTGGGGCATCTGCTGCACCCTCATGGGTCTCGTTCACAACTACCCGGGACTGCTGGCCTCTCGCATGGCTCTCGGCCTTGCCGAGGGTGGTTTATTCCCTGGTATCACGTACTA CATCACCATGTGGTACCGACGTCACGAGTGTGGTCTCCGAatggccatcttcttctccgctGCCACCGCGGCCGGTGCTTTCGGAGGCCTCCTTGCTCGAGGCATTGTTGAGATGGACGGAGTTGGCGGAAGACCTGGCTGGGCCTGGATCTTCATTCTCGAAGGAATCCTTACTCTAGCTGTCG ccatcgccgccttcttcgtcatgAACGACTACCCTGCTACTGCCAAGTTTCTTACCGttgccgagaaggaggaggtcaCCCGACGCCTCGAGCAGGACCGCTCTGCCCTTGCCGACGAATTCAGCATGGTCTACTTCAAGGACGCCATGAAAGACTGGAAGATCTGGGTCCACATG TTCATCACCATCGGAATCTACACCCCGCTGTATTCGTACTCGCTCTTCCTTCCCACCATCGTGAGCGGACTGGGATACACCAACGAAACGGCTCAGCTAATGACTGTCCCCCCCTACTTTGTGGCTTGCTTTTTCTGTATTGGCGGTGGCTGGTTGGCTGATCGCCACCGCCAGCGTGGTATCTACATGatcttcttctgcttggTTGG AATTGCTGGCTTCATCATGCTTCTCTCTTCCCAGAGCAATGGCGTCAAGTATGCCGGTTGCTTCTTTGCCGCTTCTGGTATCTACCCCAACGTCCCTCAGGGAGTCGCGTGGAATGGCAACAACATTGGAGGCTCCGTTAAGCGAGGTGTTGGTATTGCGATGCACGTCG GTTTCGGCAACCTCGGTGGTGCCATCGCCGGTTTCCTGTACCAGGCTAAGGACAAGCCTCGCTACTACCCCGGTCATGGTACGCTACTGTCGACATTGACGATGTCCATGTGCCTTTCAACCTTCATGACCATATATCTTCGCCGTGAGAACGCCCGACGAGACCGCGAGTACAAGGACCCTGCCTTGTACACagccgaggagaaggctgCCGAGCGTCACAAGGGTGACAACGCAACCTTCTTCCGATACACTGTTTGA